Part of the candidate division WOR-3 bacterium genome, CGGCGCGGCAAGCGCCACCGCGTTTATTTTGTTTTCGCTTCTTCTAACACTGACGGCGATTCAGAGAAAATATTCCGAGAGAAAAGTTTTCTATGGATAAAGCGTCAATCCAAAAGCATCTCTCGGCTAAATTTCCGGACAGAAATATTTTTATGCATGAAAACAGGGCCATAAAAACACTGTATGGCTAAGTCAAAAAAAATAATTTCCTACACAGTGCTGGTTTTAGGAGCAATTTCCATGGTTGCACCCTTTTACTGGATGTTGATCACGGCTTTCAAGACACCTGCAGAGGCGATAGCCATTCCTCCCACGTGGATGCCATCAGAGTTCACCTTCACGAATTTCAAAGAAGCTTGGACAAAAGTGCCTTGGTTCAGGTATTTCTTCAACACCGCCATAGTGGCGGTGTTTGTCCTGATAGGAAATTTGGTCACTTCAATCACAGCGGGTTACGCGTTTTCGAATTTCGAGTTTAAAAGCAAAAACAAAGTATTTCTTCTTTTTCTTGCCACGCTGATGATCCCTATGCCTGTTTATATAATACCGGGGTATCTCATATTGACTTACATGAATTGGATAGACACATACGCAGCTCTCATCGTGCCATGGACAGTCAGCGTTTTCTCGATTTTCCTTGTCCGTCAGCACATGAAATCGATTCCCTCCGAACTTTGGGACGCTTCGAGGATAGACGGCTGCGGGAGATTCTGCTACCTTTTCAGAGTCGTCGTCCCCCTTATAAAACCCGCCCTGGCAACAGTTTCAATTTTTTCAATCGTCAGTTCCTGGAACAGTTTTTTGTGGCCTCTTGTGGTGACTAATTCCAAAAACCTGAGACCCATTCAAGTCGGCTTGGCGTACTTCACCCAGGAACAAAGCACCGATTATACTCTTTTATCCGCCGCGGCTACATTTACAGCTTTTCCTCTCGTCATTCTTTTCCTGTTCGCTCAGAAACAGATAATAAACAGTTTCACCCGATCAGGACTGAAAGATTGAAAAAGATTCGCCTGTTGTTGCCGCTTTTTTTGACTGTTCTAATATCTACCT contains:
- a CDS encoding carbohydrate ABC transporter permease, which encodes MAKSKKIISYTVLVLGAISMVAPFYWMLITAFKTPAEAIAIPPTWMPSEFTFTNFKEAWTKVPWFRYFFNTAIVAVFVLIGNLVTSITAGYAFSNFEFKSKNKVFLLFLATLMIPMPVYIIPGYLILTYMNWIDTYAALIVPWTVSVFSIFLVRQHMKSIPSELWDASRIDGCGRFCYLFRVVVPLIKPALATVSIFSIVSSWNSFLWPLVVTNSKNLRPIQVGLAYFTQEQSTDYTLLSAAATFTAFPLVILFLFAQKQIINSFTRSGLKD